The following are from one region of the Azospirillum sp. TSH100 genome:
- a CDS encoding glycosyltransferase family 61 protein — translation MNPTDLVTRAIAHHQAGQLGEAERLYETALCLSPFDFNALHCLGLVRWRSGDPQAGAALMQRAVAVNPFFDAPFINLGNLYRSLGQPETAAGFYERGVAANPGSVPLRELYCAQALDFALAAHHRNDVDSAGAWLRTALLGLAGAPTMNQFLYDLFERHIRIALLTEHRELAEACVRVKNRYDFRAVAESDIDIFTVDIHEFPDWCAAAGLPARIWQADAQPVPQTAYDEYPAYLHCHLDGLPALGAAPVGVAFDARIEVIQGFYVKDNFESFILADRRHMLRESQDSVVNGATVPLVGVTPGLVSGAIRLPRPLYRVVDIPEPAIFVRSTPNYWHFMVDVLPMLIACTRIPEAQDLPVILFDVREYQYEMLELIGIRRERIVDMRHTLGQEGTFSLYRFDRAVVPSPVSYPVAYRWLREAMLGRVRPGRGPLPRRVFLSRRNSYPKHRIANDAAVGDLLAAYGFEVVPPESLNVLETIELVAQAEIVVSPIGAGTSNHVYLPPNATWIHLNNPDFFHPESSWNIQMGTQATLIGHFSQLTGSFTGDSVDYSDRLVDRLDVPVDIDLAALARLVEEAIARL, via the coding sequence TTGAACCCGACCGATCTCGTGACTCGCGCCATCGCACACCATCAAGCCGGGCAGTTGGGCGAGGCCGAGCGGCTCTACGAAACCGCATTGTGCCTTTCGCCTTTCGATTTCAATGCTCTGCATTGCCTGGGGCTGGTGCGCTGGCGATCCGGGGATCCGCAGGCTGGTGCTGCGCTGATGCAGCGTGCGGTTGCCGTCAACCCGTTCTTCGACGCGCCTTTCATCAATCTGGGCAATCTGTACCGCAGCCTGGGCCAGCCGGAAACGGCGGCCGGGTTCTATGAGCGTGGCGTCGCGGCCAATCCCGGCTCCGTGCCCTTGCGCGAACTCTATTGTGCCCAGGCGCTCGACTTCGCTCTTGCGGCTCATCATCGGAACGACGTGGACTCTGCCGGAGCCTGGCTTCGCACCGCTCTTCTCGGGCTCGCCGGTGCACCGACCATGAATCAGTTTCTCTACGACCTGTTCGAGCGGCACATTCGGATCGCTTTGCTGACGGAGCATCGCGAACTGGCCGAAGCCTGCGTCCGGGTAAAGAACCGCTATGATTTTCGCGCCGTGGCGGAAAGCGACATCGACATTTTCACGGTCGATATTCACGAATTTCCGGATTGGTGCGCCGCCGCCGGACTGCCTGCCCGCATCTGGCAGGCCGATGCCCAACCCGTGCCGCAGACGGCCTACGACGAGTATCCCGCTTACCTGCACTGCCATCTGGACGGGCTGCCGGCTCTTGGCGCGGCTCCGGTCGGGGTTGCGTTCGACGCCAGAATCGAGGTGATCCAGGGATTTTACGTCAAGGACAACTTCGAGAGCTTCATCCTTGCCGATCGCCGGCACATGCTTCGCGAGAGCCAGGACAGTGTGGTGAACGGCGCCACCGTGCCGCTGGTCGGGGTGACGCCCGGGCTGGTGAGTGGAGCGATCCGCCTGCCGCGTCCGCTGTACCGTGTGGTCGACATTCCGGAACCCGCGATCTTCGTGCGCTCGACTCCCAATTACTGGCATTTCATGGTCGACGTGCTGCCCATGCTGATCGCCTGTACCCGGATTCCGGAGGCGCAGGATCTGCCGGTCATTCTGTTCGACGTGCGTGAATATCAGTATGAGATGCTCGAACTGATCGGCATCCGGCGCGAACGCATCGTCGATATGCGCCACACCCTTGGCCAGGAAGGCACGTTCTCGCTCTACCGCTTCGATCGGGCGGTCGTGCCGTCGCCGGTCTCATATCCCGTCGCGTATCGCTGGCTGCGCGAGGCGATGCTGGGACGGGTCCGACCCGGGCGCGGTCCGTTGCCCAGGCGCGTGTTCCTGTCGCGCCGGAACTCGTATCCAAAACATCGCATCGCCAACGACGCGGCAGTGGGCGACCTGCTGGCCGCTTACGGTTTCGAGGTGGTCCCGCCGGAGTCGCTGAACGTTTTGGAAACGATCGAGCTTGTTGCGCAGGCGGAGATCGTGGTCTCCCCCATCGGTGCCGGTACCTCCAATCACGTCTACCTGCCGCCCAACGCCACCTGGATTCATCTGAACAACCCCGACTTCTTCCATCCAGAGTCCTCCTGGAACATCCAGATGGGAACGCAGGCCACGCTGATCGGGCATTTCAGCCAACTGACCGGCAGCTTTACCGGCGACTCCGTTGACTATTCGGACCGTCTGGTCGATCGGCTCGATGTGCCGGTCGATATCGATCTTGCCGCTCTGGCCCGTCTTGTCGAGGAAGCGATCGCCCGCCTGTAA
- a CDS encoding carbohydrate ABC transporter permease: MDKVQDNRAWFLIIPVFLIVAFSAVVPLMTVVNYSVQEIFGPGQTFFVGTEWFTAVLKDDRLHDALVRQIIYSLAVLAIEIPLGILIALGMPGGRSAKTSLTLVLLALPLLIPFNVVGTIWQIFGRGDIGLLGATFRAIGIDYNYTNNSLDAWLTVLVMDVWHWTSLVALLCYAGLQSIPPAFYQAAKIDGASKWAVFRYIQLPKMRGVLIIAVLLRFMDSFMIYTEPFVLTGGGPGNSTTFLSQYLTQMAVGQFDIGKAAAFSIVYFLIVLLFSFIFYTIITNSGSGEKK; encoded by the coding sequence ATGGATAAGGTCCAGGACAACCGGGCTTGGTTCCTCATCATCCCGGTCTTTCTGATCGTCGCCTTCAGTGCCGTGGTGCCGCTGATGACGGTGGTCAATTATTCGGTGCAGGAGATCTTCGGCCCCGGCCAGACCTTCTTCGTCGGCACCGAATGGTTCACGGCGGTGTTGAAGGACGACCGGCTGCACGATGCGCTGGTCCGCCAGATCATCTATTCTCTGGCCGTGCTTGCCATCGAGATCCCCTTGGGCATCCTGATCGCTCTCGGCATGCCCGGCGGTCGCAGCGCTAAGACGTCGCTGACGCTGGTGCTGCTGGCACTGCCGCTGCTGATCCCGTTCAACGTGGTCGGAACCATCTGGCAGATCTTCGGCCGCGGCGACATCGGCCTGCTGGGCGCCACCTTCCGCGCCATCGGCATCGACTACAACTACACCAACAATTCGCTGGACGCCTGGCTGACCGTGCTGGTCATGGATGTCTGGCACTGGACCAGCCTGGTGGCGCTGCTCTGCTATGCCGGCCTCCAGTCGATCCCGCCGGCCTTCTACCAGGCGGCCAAGATCGACGGCGCGTCGAAATGGGCGGTGTTCCGCTATATCCAGCTGCCGAAGATGCGCGGCGTCCTGATCATCGCGGTGCTGCTGCGCTTCATGGACAGCTTCATGATCTACACCGAGCCGTTCGTGCTGACCGGCGGCGGCCCCGGCAACTCCACCACCTTCCTCAGCCAGTATCTGACGCAGATGGCGGTGGGCCAGTTCGACATCGGCAAGGCGGCGGCCTTCTCCATCGTCTATTTCCTGATCGTGCTGCTGTTCAGCTTCATCTTCTACACGATCATCACCAACTCCGGATCGGGAGAGAAGAAATGA
- a CDS encoding ABC transporter ATP-binding protein, which translates to MTLTLEGVAKRVGAEQHLHPVSLELQPGSFNVLLGRTLAGKTTLMRLMAGLDAPSAGRVLETGKDVTGTSVRHRDVAMVYQQFINYPAMTVYDNIASPLRRQGKDRAEIDAKVRRTAAMLRIEPYLDRLPAELSGGQQQRCAIARALVKGAGLLLLDEPLVNLDYKLREELRAELRDIFADGKTTVVYATTEPQEALILGGNVTVLHEGRMLQTGATGDVFHTPKSLECAQVFSDPPMNVMDAILTNDRVALSDGTSLPLSAHDRNLPAGPCKVGIRANHLTVLRRSERLVPVKGKVALSEISGSETFVHLRHGDTTLIAREEGVHSHPIGSDIQVYADPDRIFVFSAAGQLVAAPNWRRGALRNIA; encoded by the coding sequence GTGACACTCACACTGGAAGGCGTGGCGAAGCGCGTCGGCGCCGAGCAGCATCTCCACCCCGTATCGCTGGAGCTGCAACCCGGCAGCTTCAACGTCCTGCTGGGGCGGACGCTGGCCGGCAAGACGACGCTGATGCGGCTGATGGCCGGGCTCGACGCGCCCAGCGCCGGGCGCGTGCTGGAGACCGGCAAGGACGTGACCGGCACGTCGGTCCGCCACCGCGACGTGGCGATGGTCTATCAGCAGTTCATCAACTATCCGGCGATGACGGTCTACGACAACATCGCCTCGCCGCTGCGCCGTCAGGGCAAGGACCGGGCGGAGATCGACGCCAAGGTGCGCCGGACCGCCGCCATGCTGCGGATCGAACCCTATCTGGACCGGCTGCCGGCCGAATTGTCGGGCGGCCAGCAGCAGCGCTGCGCGATCGCCCGCGCCCTGGTGAAGGGCGCCGGCCTGCTCCTGCTCGACGAGCCGCTGGTCAATCTCGACTACAAGTTGCGCGAGGAGCTGCGCGCCGAACTGCGCGACATCTTCGCGGATGGCAAGACCACCGTCGTCTATGCCACCACCGAACCGCAGGAGGCGCTGATCCTCGGCGGCAACGTCACGGTCCTGCACGAGGGGCGGATGCTGCAGACCGGGGCGACCGGCGATGTGTTCCACACGCCGAAGTCTCTGGAGTGCGCGCAGGTGTTCAGCGATCCGCCTATGAACGTGATGGACGCGATCCTGACCAACGACCGGGTTGCACTGTCGGACGGCACCAGCCTGCCGCTGTCGGCCCATGACCGCAACCTGCCGGCCGGCCCCTGCAAGGTCGGCATCCGGGCCAACCACCTGACGGTGCTGAGGCGCAGCGAGCGGCTGGTGCCGGTCAAGGGCAAGGTTGCCCTGTCTGAGATCAGCGGGTCGGAGACCTTCGTCCATCTGCGCCACGGCGACACCACGCTGATCGCGCGCGAGGAGGGGGTGCACAGCCACCCGATCGGCAGCGACATCCAGGTCTATGCCGATCCGGACCGCATCTTCGTCTTCTCCGCAGCCGGCCAGCTGGTGGCGGCACCCAATTGGCGGCGCGGTGCGCTGCGCAACATCGCTTAA
- a CDS encoding DeoR family transcriptional regulator, producing the protein MDARLDAERRQQEIVALVHAKGMVQILWLAEHFDVTPQTIRRDIEHLAGQSAVRRFRGGVTVPSSVENIAYSTRQTLMAEEKRRIAELVARHVPEDASLFLNIGTTTEAVAQALLGHKRLRVLTNNLNVATILHKNTNFALSIAGGLVRERDGGIIGEATVEFIRRYKVDIGIIGISGIDSEGDLLDYDEQEVRVARAIIESSRRVFLVTDHTKFGRNAMIRMADVSVLDALFTDRLPPAELMEVLSNADCQVHVADGSDAANGDGEDTED; encoded by the coding sequence ATGGATGCGCGCCTGGACGCCGAACGCCGCCAGCAGGAAATCGTGGCTCTCGTGCATGCCAAGGGCATGGTGCAGATCCTGTGGCTGGCCGAGCATTTCGACGTCACGCCGCAGACCATCCGCCGCGACATCGAACATCTGGCCGGCCAATCCGCTGTGCGACGCTTCCGCGGCGGCGTTACCGTGCCGTCGAGCGTCGAGAACATCGCCTACTCCACCCGGCAGACCCTGATGGCGGAGGAAAAGCGCCGCATCGCCGAACTGGTCGCCCGCCATGTGCCGGAGGACGCCTCCCTCTTCCTCAACATCGGCACGACGACGGAGGCGGTGGCCCAGGCCCTGCTCGGCCACAAGAGGCTGCGGGTGCTGACCAACAACCTGAACGTCGCCACCATCCTGCACAAGAACACGAATTTCGCGCTGTCCATCGCCGGCGGCCTGGTCCGCGAACGCGACGGCGGCATCATCGGCGAGGCGACCGTTGAGTTCATCCGCCGCTACAAGGTCGACATCGGCATCATCGGCATCAGCGGCATCGACTCCGAGGGCGACCTGCTGGATTACGACGAACAGGAGGTCCGTGTCGCCCGCGCCATCATCGAAAGCTCGCGCCGGGTCTTTCTGGTCACCGACCACACCAAATTCGGCCGCAACGCCATGATCCGTATGGCCGACGTCAGCGTGCTGGACGCGCTGTTCACCGACCGCCTGCCGCCGGCCGAGCTGATGGAGGTGCTGAGCAACGCCGACTGCCAGGTCCATGTCGCCGACGGCAGCGACGCGGCGAACGGCGACGGCGAGGACACGGAGGACTGA
- a CDS encoding ABC transporter ATP-binding protein, producing the protein MATIQFDNLGHSYHPHPTRPEDYALRRLSQEWEDGKAYALLGPSGCGKSTLLNIISGLLVPSEGRVLFDGLDVTRCTPEERNIAQVFQFPVIYDTMTVYENLAFPLRNRKVPEADVDRRVRQVAEALDLTADLKKRAQRLTPDAKQKISMGRGLVRSDVAAILFDEPLTVIDPHTKWILRRKLRQIHEEYRLTMIYVTHDQVEALTFADKVAVMYEGAMVQLGTPQELFENPQHTFVGYFIGSPGINLMPCTLGNDHALVDGIAIPLPDRAVPTVGGKFELGIRPEFLELTRSGSAGAIPVQVTGVDDLGTSKLATVRLNSHTLKVRLSEEQEIPALDAAIRFPSRWTKLYRDSHLVG; encoded by the coding sequence ATGGCGACCATCCAATTCGACAATCTCGGCCATTCCTATCACCCGCATCCCACCCGGCCTGAGGACTACGCGCTCCGCCGCCTGTCGCAGGAGTGGGAGGACGGCAAGGCCTATGCGCTGCTGGGGCCGTCGGGCTGCGGCAAGTCCACGCTGCTGAACATCATCTCCGGCCTGCTGGTGCCCAGCGAGGGACGGGTGCTGTTCGACGGGCTGGACGTGACCCGCTGCACGCCGGAAGAGCGCAACATCGCCCAGGTGTTCCAGTTCCCGGTCATCTACGACACCATGACGGTGTACGAGAACCTCGCCTTCCCGCTGCGCAACCGCAAGGTTCCGGAGGCGGATGTCGACCGTCGGGTGAGGCAGGTTGCCGAGGCGCTCGACCTGACCGCCGACCTGAAGAAGCGCGCCCAGCGGCTGACGCCGGACGCCAAGCAGAAGATCTCGATGGGCCGCGGCCTCGTGCGTTCCGACGTGGCGGCCATCCTGTTCGACGAGCCGCTGACCGTCATCGACCCGCACACCAAGTGGATCCTGCGCCGCAAGCTGCGCCAGATCCACGAGGAATACCGCCTGACCATGATCTACGTGACCCACGACCAGGTGGAGGCGCTGACCTTCGCCGACAAGGTCGCGGTGATGTATGAAGGCGCCATGGTCCAGCTCGGCACCCCGCAGGAGCTGTTCGAGAATCCGCAGCACACCTTCGTCGGCTATTTCATCGGCAGCCCTGGCATCAACCTGATGCCCTGCACGCTGGGCAACGACCATGCGCTGGTCGACGGCATCGCCATCCCGCTGCCCGACCGCGCCGTTCCGACCGTGGGCGGCAAGTTCGAGCTGGGCATCCGTCCGGAATTCCTGGAGCTGACCCGCAGCGGCAGCGCCGGAGCCATCCCGGTGCAGGTCACCGGCGTCGACGATCTCGGCACCTCCAAGCTGGCGACGGTGCGGCTGAACAGCCACACCTTGAAGGTGCGGCTGAGCGAGGAGCAGGAAATCCCGGCGCTCGACGCCGCCATCCGTTTCCCCAGCCGGTGGACCAAGCTCTACCGCGACAGCCATCTGGTCGGTTAA
- a CDS encoding GMP reductase, giving the protein MIIESDLKLDFKDVLIRPKRSTLQSRNDVDVNRTFTFLHTQRDWTGFPLIAANMDVTGSMGMARALSRFGAMTALHKHYKADELAAFFRAEAESAILSNVFYSMGIADADHDKFQAVKAKAPVGKICLDVANGYTERFVEVIARLREENPDTVIMAGNVVTGDMTEALLLAGADIVKVGIGPGSVCTTRKMTGVGYPQLSAIIECADAAHGLKGQVCGDGGCTVPGDISKAYGAGADFVMLGGMLAGHDECEGEIRYEDRDGNRVPVAMTFYGMSSDTAMHKYSGGVASYRASEGKTVEVPYRGPVENTMQEIMGGVRSMMTYIGATRLKEVPKRTTFVRVGAQLNTVFGG; this is encoded by the coding sequence GTGATCATCGAAAGCGACCTCAAGCTCGACTTCAAGGACGTGCTGATCCGGCCGAAGCGCAGCACGCTGCAAAGCCGCAACGACGTGGATGTCAACCGGACCTTCACCTTCCTGCACACCCAGCGCGACTGGACCGGCTTCCCGCTGATCGCCGCCAACATGGACGTCACCGGCAGCATGGGCATGGCGCGCGCCCTGTCGCGCTTCGGCGCGATGACCGCCCTGCACAAGCATTACAAGGCCGACGAACTGGCCGCCTTCTTCCGGGCGGAAGCGGAGTCGGCCATCCTGTCCAACGTCTTCTATTCGATGGGCATCGCCGACGCCGACCATGACAAGTTCCAGGCGGTGAAGGCCAAGGCGCCGGTGGGGAAGATCTGCCTGGACGTCGCCAACGGCTATACCGAGCGCTTCGTCGAGGTGATCGCCCGCCTGCGCGAGGAGAACCCGGACACCGTCATCATGGCCGGCAACGTCGTCACCGGCGACATGACGGAGGCGCTGCTGCTGGCCGGCGCCGACATCGTCAAGGTCGGCATCGGGCCGGGATCGGTCTGCACCACCCGCAAGATGACCGGCGTCGGTTACCCACAGCTGTCGGCCATCATCGAATGCGCCGACGCCGCCCACGGGCTGAAGGGCCAGGTCTGCGGCGACGGCGGCTGCACCGTGCCGGGCGACATCTCCAAGGCCTATGGCGCCGGCGCCGACTTCGTCATGCTCGGCGGCATGCTGGCCGGCCATGACGAGTGCGAGGGCGAGATCCGTTACGAGGACCGCGACGGCAACCGCGTACCGGTCGCCATGACCTTCTACGGCATGTCGTCCGACACCGCGATGCACAAGTATTCCGGCGGCGTCGCCTCCTACCGCGCCTCGGAAGGGAAGACGGTCGAGGTTCCCTACCGCGGCCCGGTGGAGAACACGATGCAGGAGATCATGGGCGGCGTGCGCAGCATGATGACCTACATCGGGGCCACCCGGCTGAAGGAGGTGCCGAAACGCACCACCTTCGTCCGCGTCGGCGCGCAGCTGAACACCGTGTTCGGGGGCTGA
- the glpD gene encoding glycerol-3-phosphate dehydrogenase: MVNASPAGTDGRLGGTDAAVTDLLIVGGGVNGAGIARDAVGRGMSVVLCEQGDLAGATSSASTKLIHGGLRYLEYYEFRLVREALQEREVLLRAAPHIIWPLRFVLPHDSSMRPAWMVRIGLFLYDHLGKRKLLPGSHGVDLTSAPAGKPLSGGFTKAFEYSDCWVEDSRLVVLNAMDARARGAEILTRTRCEKAERRNGLWEATLVDVNTGATRAVRARALVNAAGPWVREMIAKRTGVTVDKSVRLVKGSHIVVPKMYEGDHAYIFQNDDRRIVFAIPYERDFTLIGTTDLDYSGDPGAVAISQDEIAYMCRAVSRYFAKPVRESDVVWTYSGVRPLFDDASGNASAVTRDYVLEMDEPAGDAPMLSIFGGKITTFRRLAEEATEKLGKALGKGGITWTADVALPGGDIADADFAGFLADLKRRKPWLPDALALRLARAYGTRVERLLGDAKGLADLGIDFGGGVFEAELDYAVREEFAMTGDDFLWRRSKLGLHLDAAIREAIGGWFDRRREATANRDAGENASALRSMGGMR, translated from the coding sequence ATGGTAAACGCGAGCCCTGCAGGAACGGACGGCCGGCTCGGCGGGACCGATGCGGCGGTGACCGACCTGCTGATCGTCGGCGGCGGCGTGAACGGGGCGGGCATCGCCCGCGATGCGGTCGGGCGCGGGATGTCGGTGGTGCTGTGCGAACAGGGCGACCTTGCGGGCGCCACCTCGTCGGCCAGCACCAAGCTGATCCACGGCGGCCTGCGCTATCTCGAATATTACGAATTCCGTCTGGTGCGCGAGGCGTTGCAGGAGCGCGAGGTTCTGCTGCGCGCCGCTCCGCACATCATCTGGCCGCTGCGCTTCGTCCTGCCGCACGACAGCAGCATGCGCCCGGCCTGGATGGTGCGCATCGGCCTGTTCCTTTACGATCATCTGGGAAAGCGCAAGCTGCTGCCGGGGTCGCACGGCGTCGACCTGACCAGCGCGCCGGCCGGAAAGCCGCTGTCGGGCGGCTTCACCAAGGCGTTCGAGTATTCGGACTGCTGGGTGGAGGACAGCCGGCTTGTCGTGCTGAACGCGATGGACGCGCGGGCCCGTGGGGCGGAGATCCTGACCCGCACCCGCTGCGAGAAGGCGGAGCGGCGCAATGGCCTGTGGGAAGCGACGCTGGTGGACGTGAACACCGGCGCCACCCGCGCCGTCCGCGCCCGCGCGCTGGTGAATGCCGCCGGTCCCTGGGTCCGCGAAATGATCGCCAAGCGAACCGGTGTCACCGTCGACAAGTCGGTTCGTCTGGTCAAGGGCAGCCACATCGTCGTGCCGAAGATGTATGAGGGCGATCACGCCTACATCTTCCAGAACGACGACCGCCGCATCGTCTTCGCCATTCCGTACGAGCGTGATTTCACCCTGATCGGCACCACCGACCTCGATTACTCGGGCGATCCCGGCGCCGTGGCGATCAGCCAGGACGAAATCGCCTACATGTGCCGGGCGGTCTCGCGCTACTTCGCCAAGCCGGTGCGCGAGAGCGACGTGGTGTGGACCTACAGCGGCGTCCGGCCGCTGTTCGACGACGCCAGCGGCAACGCCTCGGCCGTCACCCGCGACTATGTGCTGGAGATGGACGAGCCGGCCGGCGACGCGCCGATGCTGTCGATCTTCGGCGGCAAGATCACCACCTTCCGCCGGCTGGCGGAGGAGGCGACGGAGAAGCTGGGCAAGGCGCTGGGCAAGGGCGGCATCACCTGGACTGCCGATGTGGCGCTGCCCGGCGGTGACATCGCCGACGCCGATTTCGCCGGCTTCTTGGCCGACCTGAAGCGGCGGAAACCCTGGCTGCCCGATGCGCTGGCTCTTCGTCTGGCGCGGGCCTACGGCACGCGGGTCGAACGGCTGCTGGGCGACGCCAAAGGACTGGCCGATCTGGGTATCGATTTCGGGGGCGGCGTCTTTGAAGCCGAACTCGACTATGCCGTGCGGGAAGAGTTCGCGATGACCGGCGACGATTTCCTGTGGCGGCGTTCCAAACTTGGGCTGCACCTGGACGCTGCGATCCGGGAGGCCATCGGCGGCTGGTTCGACCGCCGCCGCGAAGCGACGGCCAACAGGGACGCGGGCGAAAACGCCTCCGCTCTGCGGTCGATGGGAGGAATGCGGTGA
- a CDS encoding methyl-accepting chemotaxis protein, producing MTRLTPAGERLGIRLGIQGRLFLAFGGVALLAAFASVMAWWSLTETGRSMGQIGRSSVPAIVRSLNLAKDSTAIAADAPAVAASRDAAELTERMDGLTKRLAELRDRISAMRVQAGGGAGSMSADADAVAGLAERMGAALDTLGKRTAERLALEDKLNTLVADAVMAHEDFTELVAPLLEVSTLSVNNVVGDLAAAQAVDTATGLGRRLAQEELPVITQLMNVQANGNLAFGMIAAASSVPYGATLNNIRSKYNWALLRVDNAIGALPKDSPDRPSLVKARDGLAAFGGGAGSVFRLRDDQARITADIESALAETVRLTTELNGTIDTVVAHQQERTDADVTRTETAISGAVAIQGGAAAVVVVSSLLIAWFYVRNRLTRRLLRVIDAMRAVASGDLAVDATVGGRDEIAEMAGIVGVFRDKSAEIARLQEEQDAMKQAADAERSRTIQSITASIEASVKEASRHIAAASADMREASEGMSATAEQTCRRMTDVRSAVADTATNVQTVAATASQLSASIGEITRRVGDSSQIARGAVQEARSTNELMVALAAAAQKIGDVVGMINAIAGQTNLLALNATIEAARAGEAGRGFAVVAEEVRSLAGQTAKATEEIAQQVQAVRTTAQGAVSAIDDIGRTISRIDEITAMVAAAVEEQSAATDEIARSINHASDAVQSIADTVVSVDDAVNRTGSAAAQVVDATRALSQRSESLSDDIDRLLGRIRAA from the coding sequence ATGACGCGACTGACGCCAGCCGGGGAGCGGCTCGGCATTCGGCTCGGCATTCAGGGGCGGCTGTTCCTGGCCTTCGGCGGGGTGGCATTGCTGGCTGCCTTCGCCAGCGTGATGGCGTGGTGGTCGCTGACCGAGACCGGGCGGTCGATGGGCCAGATCGGCCGCAGCAGCGTGCCGGCCATCGTCCGTTCGCTCAATCTGGCGAAGGACAGCACGGCGATCGCCGCCGACGCGCCGGCGGTGGCGGCATCGCGCGATGCGGCGGAGCTGACGGAGCGGATGGACGGCCTGACCAAGAGGCTGGCGGAGCTGCGCGATCGGATTTCGGCGATGCGGGTTCAGGCGGGTGGGGGTGCCGGAAGCATGTCGGCCGATGCCGACGCGGTCGCCGGGCTGGCGGAGCGTATGGGCGCGGCACTGGACACGCTGGGCAAGCGCACCGCCGAACGTCTGGCGCTGGAGGACAAGCTCAACACGCTGGTCGCCGACGCGGTGATGGCGCACGAGGACTTCACCGAACTGGTGGCGCCGCTGCTGGAGGTTTCGACCCTGTCGGTCAACAATGTGGTGGGTGATCTGGCCGCGGCGCAGGCGGTCGATACGGCCACCGGACTGGGCCGCCGTCTGGCGCAGGAGGAACTGCCGGTCATCACCCAGCTGATGAACGTGCAGGCCAACGGCAACCTCGCCTTCGGCATGATCGCCGCCGCGTCCAGCGTGCCTTACGGGGCGACGCTGAACAACATCCGCTCGAAGTACAACTGGGCTCTGCTGCGTGTCGACAACGCCATCGGCGCCCTGCCGAAGGACAGTCCCGACCGGCCGTCGCTGGTCAAGGCGCGCGACGGGCTGGCTGCCTTCGGCGGCGGCGCCGGCAGCGTCTTCCGCCTGCGCGACGATCAGGCGCGCATCACCGCCGACATCGAAAGCGCGCTGGCCGAAACGGTGCGGCTGACCACGGAGTTGAACGGAACCATCGATACGGTGGTCGCCCATCAGCAGGAGCGCACCGACGCCGATGTGACGCGCACCGAGACGGCGATCTCCGGGGCGGTCGCCATTCAGGGCGGGGCCGCGGCGGTGGTGGTGGTGTCGAGCCTGCTGATCGCGTGGTTCTATGTGCGCAACCGGCTGACCCGCCGGCTGCTGCGGGTGATCGACGCCATGCGCGCGGTCGCCAGCGGCGATCTGGCGGTCGACGCCACGGTCGGCGGGCGTGACGAGATCGCCGAGATGGCGGGGATCGTCGGCGTCTTCCGTGACAAGAGCGCCGAGATCGCCCGTTTGCAGGAGGAACAGGATGCGATGAAGCAGGCCGCCGATGCCGAGCGGTCGCGCACGATCCAATCCATCACCGCCAGCATCGAGGCCAGCGTGAAGGAGGCGTCGCGTCACATCGCCGCCGCGTCGGCCGACATGCGCGAGGCATCGGAAGGGATGTCGGCCACCGCCGAGCAGACCTGCCGCCGGATGACCGACGTGCGGTCGGCGGTCGCCGATACCGCGACCAATGTTCAGACGGTGGCCGCGACCGCCAGCCAGCTGTCCGCGTCGATCGGCGAGATCACTCGGCGGGTCGGCGATTCCAGCCAGATCGCCCGTGGCGCGGTGCAAGAGGCGCGCAGCACCAACGAACTGATGGTGGCGCTGGCCGCCGCCGCGCAGAAGATCGGCGACGTGGTCGGCATGATCAACGCCATCGCCGGCCAGACCAACCTTCTGGCCTTGAACGCCACCATCGAGGCGGCACGGGCGGGGGAGGCCGGACGCGGCTTCGCCGTGGTGGCCGAGGAGGTGCGCAGCCTTGCCGGCCAGACGGCCAAGGCGACGGAGGAGATCGCCCAGCAGGTCCAGGCGGTGCGCACGACGGCGCAGGGGGCGGTGTCGGCCATCGACGACATCGGCCGCACCATCAGCCGCATCGACGAGATCACCGCCATGGTCGCCGCGGCGGTGGAGGAGCAGTCCGCCGCCACCGACGAGATCGCGCGCAGCATCAACCACGCCTCCGATGCGGTGCAGAGCATCGCCGACACGGTGGTGTCGGTGGACGACGCGGTGAACCGCACCGGCAGCGCCGCGGCCCAGGTGGTGGACGCCACCCGCGCGCTTTCGCAACGGTCCGAAAGCCTGAGCGACGATATTGACCGCCTGCTGGGCCGCATCCGCGCGGCGTGA